Proteins encoded together in one Thermococcus barophilus MP window:
- a CDS encoding NAD(+) kinase has translation MKFGVVARRDKEAALKLAYRVYDFLKVSGFDVFVDEETYQHFPHFSVEDVVKLEDMDVDFIIAIGGDGTILRIEHRTKKDIPILGINMGTLGFLTEVEPNEAFFAINKLIEGDYHIDERIKLRTYLNGENTVPDALNEVAILTGVPGKIVHLKYYVDEGLADEVRSDGLIISTPTGSTGYAMSAGGPFLDPRIDGVVIAPLAPIALSSRPMVVPATSKIDVRILTLTRNVILAIDGQFYTYLTPDIEITIKKSPRKTKFIRFSEEIYPKYTLKIKKKF, from the coding sequence ATGAAGTTTGGTGTAGTGGCGAGAAGGGATAAGGAAGCTGCCCTAAAGCTTGCGTATAGAGTTTATGATTTTCTTAAGGTTAGTGGGTTTGACGTTTTCGTTGATGAGGAGACATATCAGCATTTTCCCCACTTTAGTGTAGAAGATGTCGTAAAACTTGAGGACATGGACGTGGATTTTATAATTGCAATTGGAGGGGATGGAACGATATTGAGAATTGAACACCGCACCAAGAAGGACATCCCAATCCTTGGGATCAATATGGGGACGCTGGGATTCTTAACGGAAGTTGAGCCCAATGAGGCATTTTTTGCAATTAATAAGCTGATTGAGGGAGATTATCACATTGATGAGAGAATAAAGCTGAGGACGTATCTAAATGGGGAAAATACAGTCCCAGATGCTCTAAATGAAGTGGCTATTTTAACGGGAGTCCCAGGTAAAATAGTGCATTTGAAGTATTACGTTGATGAGGGATTGGCTGATGAGGTTCGTTCTGATGGTCTCATAATTTCAACTCCCACGGGCTCAACGGGGTATGCTATGTCTGCAGGTGGTCCTTTCTTAGATCCAAGAATTGATGGTGTTGTTATAGCACCTCTTGCCCCCATAGCCCTGAGCTCTCGTCCGATGGTTGTTCCCGCAACATCTAAGATTGATGTAAGAATCTTAACTTTGACAAGAAACGTGATACTGGCAATAGACGGTCAGTTTTACACATATCTCACTCCAGATATTGAAATAACAATAAAAAAATCCCCAAGGAAGACAAAATTTATACGCTTTTCTGAAGAGATTTATCCAAAATACACTCTCAAAATTAAGAAAAAGTTTTGA
- a CDS encoding Trm112 family protein — MEELRKNIDVLACPCCKDRLELKENYLFCKRCNLKYPIIDGIPQLVVSVDEVWCSGEKG; from the coding sequence GTGGAGGAATTAAGGAAAAATATTGATGTGTTAGCTTGTCCCTGCTGCAAAGATAGGCTGGAGCTTAAGGAAAACTATTTATTCTGTAAGCGCTGTAATTTAAAATACCCCATCATTGATGGTATTCCTCAACTTGTGGTGAGTGTTGATGAAGTTTGGTGTAGTGGCGAGAAGGGATAA
- a CDS encoding acetate--CoA ligase family protein, whose amino-acid sequence MDLDFFFYPSSVAIFGSFRKGAIAYEILRNIAEGGFEGKITPINPKGGEVEVSGKRFEIKKRLDEKTDVAIIAIPAKLVPGLIEEIGDKIRGAVVISAGFSEIGNMELERELVEKAREKGVRIIGPNCAGIFGVHGKFFGSFEVRVKKGGLALISQSGAFGGAALAMGNEEGIGFSAFVSYGNATDLTESDFLRYFADDRNTKAIALYIEGVKDGRKFIDALKYATPKKPVIILKAGKSRSGSRAAQSHTGSLAGSYEIYKAAFNQFGAIEVEEMEELFDAAKVFEMYDKAGRRIAIITNSGGPGVLATDKAESLGLEIAKLSEKTIKALREFLPPQCSVKNPIDLIADADYERYKRTIEIVGKDENVDALLVICVPPIFIPSEEIAKAIIDAKCDKPIIVNFMAGKLVRDGVKLLAEKGIKNFQTPERAAKAFYWLSLREKV is encoded by the coding sequence ATGGATTTGGATTTCTTCTTTTATCCTTCCTCCGTTGCGATATTTGGCTCTTTCAGAAAAGGAGCAATAGCATATGAAATTCTGAGGAACATAGCGGAGGGAGGTTTTGAAGGAAAAATAACTCCCATCAATCCAAAGGGAGGAGAAGTTGAGGTTTCAGGGAAGAGATTCGAAATAAAGAAGAGGCTTGATGAAAAGACAGATGTGGCGATAATAGCAATTCCAGCTAAGCTTGTTCCTGGATTAATTGAGGAAATTGGAGATAAAATTAGGGGTGCTGTCGTTATCTCCGCCGGCTTCAGCGAGATTGGAAATATGGAACTTGAGAGAGAACTTGTTGAAAAAGCGAGAGAGAAGGGGGTTAGAATTATTGGGCCAAACTGTGCCGGAATCTTTGGAGTTCACGGCAAATTCTTCGGCTCGTTCGAGGTGAGAGTTAAAAAAGGAGGCTTGGCTTTAATTTCCCAGAGTGGAGCTTTTGGAGGAGCAGCTTTGGCAATGGGGAATGAGGAGGGAATTGGATTTTCTGCCTTTGTATCATATGGGAATGCAACAGATTTAACGGAGAGCGATTTCCTGAGGTACTTTGCAGACGATAGGAACACTAAAGCAATAGCCCTGTACATTGAGGGGGTCAAAGATGGAAGAAAGTTCATTGATGCTTTGAAGTATGCCACACCCAAGAAGCCCGTGATTATCTTAAAAGCCGGAAAAAGCAGGAGTGGTTCAAGAGCTGCTCAGAGCCACACGGGTTCATTGGCAGGCAGCTATGAAATTTACAAAGCGGCGTTCAACCAGTTCGGTGCAATTGAAGTTGAGGAGATGGAGGAGCTTTTTGACGCTGCTAAGGTCTTTGAGATGTACGACAAAGCTGGAAGAAGAATAGCGATTATAACAAACTCCGGAGGACCTGGAGTTTTAGCAACGGATAAAGCCGAGAGCCTGGGTTTGGAGATTGCTAAGCTTAGCGAGAAAACTATAAAAGCTCTCAGAGAATTTTTACCTCCCCAGTGTTCCGTTAAGAATCCAATAGACCTGATTGCGGATGCCGATTATGAAAGATATAAGAGGACAATTGAGATCGTGGGAAAAGATGAAAACGTCGATGCCTTGCTTGTAATCTGCGTTCCCCCAATTTTTATCCCAAGTGAAGAGATAGCAAAAGCCATAATTGATGCGAAGTGTGATAAGCCAATAATAGTGAACTTCATGGCTGGAAAGCTCGTTAGAGACGGAGTTAAGCTTCTGGCAGAAAAAGGTATTAAAAATTTTCAAACGCCCGAAAGAGCAGCAAAAGCATTCTACTGGCTCAGCTTAAGGGAAAAAGTTTAA
- a CDS encoding DUF835 domain-containing protein, whose product MVGAIVLFYRVFLFLMILFLTIFISIRIRRYPKNLRKLMLLAAIFSGIGAFGRLIDVLVLFVSIPFAYEIHLITHVVSIGGVIWVFISLMLNLERYYIPLTSISHAEEKRKPGASYIVLSSNTLQDVVEFLQNIDGPVLLFTRYPNLYGNENIKKIWITTADSKGVSPTALHVLQDIAIRFASENNGATIVVDCLEYLVLYNGFKSVFKFLVTLKDHLMTRGATLIIFADPTALEESQVALLKREFNPL is encoded by the coding sequence ATGGTAGGTGCAATTGTTCTCTTTTACAGAGTTTTTTTATTCTTAATGATCCTTTTCTTAACCATCTTTATCAGCATTCGAATCAGGAGATACCCAAAGAACCTCAGGAAGCTAATGCTTCTGGCAGCAATTTTCTCAGGAATTGGGGCATTTGGCAGGCTTATTGATGTGCTGGTTCTGTTTGTTTCAATACCCTTTGCATATGAAATTCACCTCATAACCCATGTCGTTTCAATAGGAGGAGTAATTTGGGTGTTCATTTCGTTAATGCTCAACTTAGAAAGGTACTACATCCCCCTCACTTCAATTTCACATGCAGAAGAAAAGAGAAAACCTGGGGCATCATATATCGTGTTATCTTCGAATACTCTTCAGGATGTTGTGGAGTTCCTTCAAAATATCGATGGACCAGTGCTACTCTTTACACGTTATCCAAACCTTTATGGGAATGAAAATATCAAAAAAATATGGATAACAACAGCAGACTCTAAGGGAGTCTCCCCCACTGCCCTTCACGTTCTGCAAGATATCGCCATTAGATTTGCTTCTGAAAACAATGGGGCTACAATTGTTGTTGACTGTTTGGAGTACCTTGTTCTTTACAATGGCTTTAAAAGCGTTTTTAAGTTCCTTGTGACCTTAAAAGATCATCTAATGACACGGGGTGCGACCCTTATAATATTTGCCGACCCAACAGCACTGGAGGAGTCCCAGGTTGCACTTCTGAAAAGGGAGTTTAACCCCCTGTAG
- a CDS encoding lysylphosphatidylglycerol synthase transmembrane domain-containing protein: MKKKRIPMIIIGVLLIFALIWWAGIDETMEIIAGAKINYLLLALTMQLFATLAWALRWQVFLKRAGVKIGFWSIMVATFIGVFFNNITPGARAGGEPARMVVVSKTSRSKSTYGQVFATIMADRILDVIPVMVFTFIAFKYALILKIHILLLVLSVSTVALVSILVISILLSFNERLAMRFLKAIILLLKRIFPKKFEGIEEKLEEKLKKSIFEFRKTLKELSTDKSVLMKTLFYSFALWVFMLLRTYFVFRSIDYPLELYKILMVQMAGIALGMVSILPGGIGITEAVNSALYLSLSIDKSLAVTATVIDRFVSFWLPSIVGGALSVYLGVKSGGIKEKY, translated from the coding sequence ATGAAGAAAAAAAGAATTCCAATGATAATCATTGGAGTCCTGCTGATATTTGCTCTCATCTGGTGGGCAGGGATAGATGAGACAATGGAAATTATAGCGGGTGCTAAAATTAACTATCTTCTCTTGGCATTAACAATGCAGCTGTTTGCAACGCTTGCTTGGGCACTTAGATGGCAAGTTTTTCTAAAGAGGGCTGGAGTTAAGATCGGATTCTGGAGCATAATGGTGGCGACCTTCATAGGGGTGTTTTTTAACAACATAACCCCGGGGGCAAGGGCTGGGGGAGAACCTGCAAGAATGGTCGTCGTAAGCAAAACGTCTCGATCAAAAAGCACCTATGGGCAGGTTTTTGCAACCATAATGGCAGATAGAATTCTTGATGTCATTCCTGTTATGGTGTTTACGTTTATTGCTTTTAAGTATGCCTTAATCTTGAAGATACACATCTTGCTTTTGGTTCTTTCTGTATCAACAGTGGCATTGGTGTCAATTTTGGTGATCTCTATACTTCTCTCATTTAATGAAAGGCTTGCAATGAGATTTCTCAAAGCAATTATACTGCTTTTGAAAAGGATTTTTCCTAAGAAGTTTGAGGGAATTGAGGAAAAGCTTGAGGAGAAACTTAAAAAATCAATATTTGAATTCAGGAAAACGTTAAAAGAACTGTCAACGGATAAATCAGTTCTAATGAAAACGCTGTTTTATTCATTTGCCCTGTGGGTATTTATGCTTCTCAGGACATATTTTGTATTTAGAAGCATAGATTATCCCCTTGAACTTTACAAGATTCTGATGGTTCAGATGGCTGGGATAGCGCTGGGAATGGTGAGCATCCTTCCTGGAGGTATTGGCATAACGGAAGCCGTAAATTCAGCTCTCTATTTAAGCTTGAGCATAGACAAGAGCTTAGCTGTTACAGCGACGGTCATAGATAGGTTTGTTTCCTTCTGGCTTCCAAGTATAGTGGGGGGGGCTTTGAGCGTTTATCTGGGTGTTAAAAGTGGAGGAATTAAGGAAAAATATTGA
- a CDS encoding LEA type 2 family protein, whose product MRIVKIIAVLFLIFILWLGYLGYAALNLKPKITAEWGYVDDKTTELWLHIDLGKKLPIALRVDNVTIEWAGVKIGKVENMKLGFMQDKVDGVLILDNYKAVEALKNHIRGGEKSYVKIALGVSIFGILVFKKEFTQQVKTDILSQFNIKTESTGDLIKTPAVEGISSRWGPVGDKYITVYSDVKLYNPNSFPIPVSGVEFNVNIDNYPVATGTLVENTVLPANGYGVVKVKTLLDTSVLPKVWAEHIKRGEESDVSVIIYLKANVLNKEFRIKVADIEKKIKTNIIEQINSMLELKT is encoded by the coding sequence ATGAGGATCGTTAAAATAATAGCAGTCTTGTTTCTTATTTTTATACTCTGGCTTGGTTATCTGGGCTACGCTGCTTTGAATTTGAAGCCAAAAATTACGGCAGAATGGGGATACGTTGATGACAAAACAACTGAACTTTGGCTTCACATAGACTTGGGAAAAAAGCTACCGATAGCTCTCAGGGTTGATAATGTCACAATTGAGTGGGCAGGGGTAAAGATTGGAAAGGTTGAAAATATGAAGCTTGGCTTTATGCAGGATAAGGTTGACGGTGTTTTAATTCTGGACAATTACAAGGCTGTTGAAGCTCTGAAGAACCACATTAGGGGCGGAGAGAAAAGCTATGTAAAAATAGCTCTGGGAGTTTCTATTTTCGGAATATTGGTATTTAAAAAGGAATTTACTCAGCAAGTTAAGACAGATATACTATCCCAGTTTAATATAAAGACCGAAAGCACGGGAGATTTAATTAAAACGCCCGCTGTGGAAGGAATTTCCTCAAGATGGGGACCAGTTGGTGATAAGTACATTACAGTATACAGTGATGTTAAGCTATACAACCCCAACAGCTTCCCAATTCCAGTATCTGGAGTGGAATTTAATGTCAACATAGATAATTATCCTGTCGCTACGGGCACCTTAGTTGAGAATACAGTGCTTCCAGCAAACGGATATGGGGTTGTTAAGGTTAAAACGCTCCTTGATACGTCCGTTCTGCCAAAGGTATGGGCAGAACACATAAAGCGTGGCGAAGAAAGTGATGTTTCAGTGATTATTTACCTGAAAGCCAACGTCCTTAATAAGGAGTTTAGGATCAAAGTTGCCGATATTGAGAAGAAAATTAAAACCAATATAATTGAACAGATAAATTCAATGCTTGAGCTTAAAACCTAA
- a CDS encoding bifunctional N(6)-L-threonylcarbamoyladenine synthase/serine/threonine protein kinase, translating into MIALGIEGTAHTLGIGIVTEDKVLANVFHTLTTEKGGIHPKEAAEHHAKLMKPLLKKALQKAGISIEDVDVIAFSQGPGLGPCLRVVATAARALAIKYGKPIVGVNHCIAHVEITKMFGVKDPVGLYVSGGNTQVLALEGGRYRVFGETLDIGIGNALDTFAREIGLGFPGGPKIEKLAQKGERYIELPYAVKGMDLSFSGLLTEAVRKFKSGKYRIEDIAYSFQETAFAALVEVTERAVAHTEKEEVVLVGGVAANNRLREMLKIMTEDRGIKFFVPPYDLCRDNGAMIAYTGLLMYKAGVRFKIEDTIVNQKFRTDEVEVIW; encoded by the coding sequence ATGATCGCCTTAGGGATCGAAGGAACAGCCCACACCCTTGGCATAGGTATTGTAACCGAAGATAAAGTTTTAGCAAACGTATTCCACACTTTAACAACTGAAAAAGGCGGTATTCATCCTAAAGAAGCTGCCGAGCATCACGCAAAGCTTATGAAGCCGCTCTTAAAGAAAGCCCTTCAAAAGGCTGGGATTTCAATTGAAGATGTTGATGTCATAGCCTTTTCCCAAGGCCCCGGATTGGGGCCATGCTTAAGGGTGGTTGCCACAGCAGCAAGAGCTCTGGCAATAAAGTACGGTAAGCCGATTGTTGGAGTAAACCACTGCATCGCACATGTTGAGATAACAAAGATGTTTGGAGTTAAGGATCCCGTTGGCTTGTATGTAAGCGGTGGAAACACTCAGGTTTTAGCCCTTGAAGGCGGAAGATACCGGGTATTTGGAGAAACTTTGGACATTGGGATTGGAAACGCCCTGGATACTTTTGCACGAGAAATTGGACTGGGCTTTCCGGGTGGACCTAAAATTGAAAAGCTCGCTCAAAAAGGGGAAAGATATATTGAACTTCCCTATGCCGTCAAGGGCATGGATCTAAGCTTCTCGGGTCTTTTAACCGAAGCTGTTAGGAAGTTCAAAAGCGGAAAATACAGAATTGAGGACATAGCTTACTCATTCCAAGAGACCGCATTCGCTGCACTGGTTGAGGTCACCGAAAGGGCTGTGGCGCACACAGAAAAGGAAGAGGTTGTTCTGGTTGGCGGTGTTGCGGCAAACAATCGCCTGAGGGAAATGTTAAAGATAATGACAGAGGATAGGGGAATTAAGTTTTTTGTCCCACCGTACGATCTCTGCAGAGATAACGGTGCAATGATAGCTTATACTGGTCTGTTGATGTACAAAGCTGGCGTAAGATTTAAAATTGAAGACACAATTGTTAATCAGAAGTTCAGAACTGATGAGGTTGAGGTAATATGGTAG
- a CDS encoding RsmB/NOP family class I SAM-dependent RNA methyltransferase, protein MYLEAFPEELQEYYRKLFGEEAEIIMQKLREPVEKYYIRVNTLKISRDKLIDELKREGLKPKRSPYLDEGIYFDREGPNFPDDYNPRLPTVVANKYAAESVYQGAMLYAPGVLKADKSIKEGDEVQIRDPKGLLVGIGTAKMNAKEMIKATRGIAVEVTLPKFKLPSLSELKSFEKGYFYPQSLPSMVTARILEPNEGDLIIDMAAAPGGKTTHLAQLMQNRGEIIAIDKSKNRLRKMEETLKRLGVKNVKLVHMDSRNLPELGIKADKILLDAPCTALGVRPKLWESRTPKDIIATARYQRHFINAAIKSLRKGGILVYSTCTLSYEENEGNVKYMIKKGLRLEKQSFFIGSPGIGLKEVQRFYPHKHLTQGFFIAKLRKVRE, encoded by the coding sequence ATGTATCTTGAAGCATTTCCAGAGGAACTCCAGGAGTACTACAGAAAGCTCTTTGGGGAAGAAGCTGAGATAATAATGCAGAAGCTGAGAGAACCTGTGGAAAAATACTACATAAGGGTTAATACCCTCAAGATCAGCAGAGACAAATTGATTGATGAGCTTAAAAGAGAAGGTCTTAAGCCTAAGAGAAGCCCATACCTTGATGAGGGTATTTATTTTGATAGAGAGGGTCCAAATTTTCCTGATGATTACAATCCCAGGCTTCCCACTGTTGTTGCAAATAAATATGCAGCTGAAAGTGTGTATCAAGGTGCCATGCTCTATGCTCCCGGTGTTCTCAAGGCAGATAAGAGTATTAAAGAAGGTGATGAAGTCCAAATAAGAGACCCGAAGGGCCTTTTGGTTGGAATTGGGACAGCAAAGATGAATGCAAAGGAAATGATAAAAGCCACAAGAGGGATTGCCGTTGAAGTCACTCTGCCGAAGTTCAAGCTTCCAAGCCTGAGTGAGCTTAAAAGCTTTGAGAAAGGTTACTTTTACCCTCAAAGCCTGCCTTCTATGGTAACTGCGAGAATTCTTGAACCTAATGAGGGGGATTTAATCATTGATATGGCAGCTGCTCCTGGAGGCAAAACTACTCACTTAGCTCAGCTCATGCAGAACAGGGGGGAGATAATAGCAATTGATAAGTCCAAAAACAGACTCAGGAAAATGGAGGAAACCTTAAAGCGATTGGGGGTTAAAAATGTTAAGCTGGTTCATATGGACTCAAGGAATCTGCCGGAGCTTGGCATAAAAGCTGACAAGATTCTGCTTGATGCTCCGTGCACAGCCCTGGGAGTTCGACCTAAGCTTTGGGAGAGCAGAACGCCGAAGGACATTATCGCAACAGCCCGCTATCAGAGGCACTTTATAAATGCTGCAATAAAGAGCTTGAGGAAGGGTGGGATTTTGGTGTACTCAACATGCACACTCAGCTATGAAGAAAATGAGGGAAATGTTAAATATATGATCAAAAAGGGGTTGAGGCTTGAAAAACAATCGTTTTTCATAGGTTCTCCGGGAATAGGGCTTAAAGAAGTGCAGCGATTTTACCCTCACAAACACCTGACGCAGGGCTTCTTTATAGCAAAGCTGAGGAAGGTGAGAGAATGA
- a CDS encoding flavin reductase family protein encodes MDAYRLLYPMRTYLIVSGHGEEANVMAADWVTILSHEPFMVGVAVSPKRYTHRLISKYREFIVSVPSLDMLRDVWIAGTKSGPSKLKEMSITLVPSTKIETPSIKEALANIECKVIDARDYGDHTWFVGEVVGWSYNEKAFKNGKPNLEAKFLAHAAWTDFVTFDKKIHRP; translated from the coding sequence ATGGATGCTTACAGATTGCTGTACCCCATGAGAACATACCTAATAGTCTCAGGTCATGGCGAAGAAGCAAACGTTATGGCAGCTGACTGGGTAACTATACTGTCACATGAGCCATTCATGGTGGGGGTTGCTGTTTCACCGAAGAGATACACCCACAGGCTGATCAGCAAATACAGAGAGTTCATTGTAAGCGTTCCAAGCTTGGACATGCTCAGAGACGTCTGGATTGCCGGAACAAAGAGCGGTCCATCAAAGCTCAAGGAGATGAGCATTACTCTCGTCCCCTCAACGAAAATAGAAACACCAAGTATAAAGGAAGCACTGGCAAACATTGAGTGTAAAGTAATTGATGCAAGGGACTACGGAGATCATACGTGGTTTGTCGGTGAAGTCGTTGGCTGGAGCTACAATGAAAAGGCTTTCAAGAACGGAAAGCCAAACTTAGAGGCAAAGTTCCTCGCACATGCAGCGTGGACGGACTTCGTTACATTTGACAAAAAGATACACAGACCATAA
- a CDS encoding DUF3201 domain-containing protein, whose protein sequence is MNLLDVHNLLNFIWGETFRLNEELREKLKPLGFKVEPVEEVFNAYIYLDGEWREMLYPHPAFEIKPGGEVGATLQGFYFVFGILKEKISEEFVKEFIEKFRKSYIYGSENFLEDFYNYQSPKEPNEVFKEIKESEEKIINFEVGELTVEELERYLFDFIELIKKYSLFDL, encoded by the coding sequence ATGAATCTACTTGATGTTCACAACTTACTCAACTTTATCTGGGGCGAGACTTTCAGACTCAATGAGGAGCTCAGAGAGAAGCTTAAGCCCCTCGGGTTTAAGGTTGAGCCTGTTGAGGAGGTTTTCAACGCCTATATATATCTTGACGGAGAATGGAGAGAGATGCTTTATCCTCATCCAGCGTTTGAGATTAAGCCTGGTGGAGAGGTTGGAGCCACTCTGCAGGGATTTTATTTTGTGTTTGGCATTCTTAAGGAGAAAATAAGCGAGGAGTTTGTAAAGGAATTTATTGAAAAATTCAGAAAATCCTACATCTATGGAAGCGAGAATTTTCTTGAGGATTTTTATAACTATCAGAGTCCAAAAGAACCAAATGAAGTGTTTAAGGAAATAAAGGAAAGCGAAGAGAAGATTATAAACTTTGAAGTTGGTGAGCTGACCGTTGAAGAACTGGAAAGGTATCTCTTTGATTTTATCGAACTTATCAAAAAATACAGCCTCTTTGACCTTTAA